In the genome of Pediococcus claussenii ATCC BAA-344, one region contains:
- a CDS encoding DegV family protein, giving the protein MAKIKIVTDSSCGITEEEKVKYDVSIVPLSVMIDDTVYVEGETISNEEFIKKMDKSASLPKTSQPPLGRFVDLFDKLGEDGSSVICFNMLEAISGTVHAAEQAATLSKTDVTVVDSQYTDRALAFQVIEAAKLAQAGAGKEEILKRARFVRDHTKLYMGVVNLENLVKGGRLGRLSGMIGGLLNIKIVLQVENGELKVLNRGRGMKSLKKFYDGVYTKMKDASKIASVGISHVEAFDMVHDIKSHVGQFFPEDQICVRETVPIIATHAGMGAFCLMYFTEE; this is encoded by the coding sequence ATGGCAAAAATTAAGATTGTAACTGATTCATCTTGTGGAATTACGGAGGAAGAGAAAGTTAAATATGACGTCTCAATTGTGCCTCTATCAGTGATGATTGATGACACAGTTTACGTTGAGGGCGAAACAATCTCGAACGAGGAATTTATTAAAAAGATGGATAAGTCAGCCTCTCTTCCTAAAACTAGTCAACCGCCCCTTGGTCGGTTTGTAGACCTTTTTGACAAATTGGGTGAAGATGGTAGTAGTGTTATTTGTTTTAACATGCTAGAGGCAATCAGTGGAACGGTTCATGCTGCTGAACAAGCTGCTACCCTGAGTAAAACGGATGTTACCGTAGTTGATAGTCAGTACACGGATCGTGCCCTTGCATTTCAAGTAATTGAGGCAGCAAAATTAGCGCAGGCTGGGGCAGGTAAAGAGGAAATTCTCAAACGTGCTCGTTTCGTTCGGGACCATACAAAACTATATATGGGTGTTGTCAATCTTGAAAACCTTGTTAAAGGTGGGAGATTAGGACGATTGAGTGGAATGATTGGTGGATTATTAAACATCAAAATTGTTCTACAAGTTGAAAACGGTGAATTAAAAGTTTTAAATCGAGGACGGGGTATGAAATCCTTGAAAAAATTTTACGATGGTGTATATACCAAGATGAAAGATGCTTCAAAGATTGCTTCAGTTGGTATATCACATGTAGAAGCTTTTGATATGGTTCATGATATCAAATCTCATGTTGGTCAATTTTTTCCAGAAGATCAAATTTGTGTTAGGGAAACGGTTCCAATTATTGCTACTCATGCTGGAATGGGTGCATTTTGCTTAATGTATTTTACCGAAGAATAG
- a CDS encoding YozE family protein — MRRSFYQYLMTQRNPESTEEVATFANNAFFDQSFPKQAQSFDELSKYLELNGNYLLSMSIFDDAWQMYLESEN, encoded by the coding sequence ATGAGACGGAGTTTTTATCAATATCTAATGACTCAAAGAAATCCCGAGTCAACGGAAGAGGTTGCAACATTTGCCAATAACGCGTTTTTTGACCAGAGTTTTCCAAAACAGGCACAATCATTTGATGAACTAAGTAAATACTTAGAATTGAATGGAAATTATCTGTTAAGCATGTCTATTTTTGATGATGCGTGGCAAATGTATTTAGAAAGTGAGAATTGA
- a CDS encoding S41 family peptidase: MRNLIRKRPILNMIISLIIGGVLTLGLIFLLFWQSIKSNQESNENIQQISSVYQQIESGYYKKVDGNKLKKGAINGMLSELNDPFSDYLTNSDATQLNDTVSGSFGGVGIQVSSENGKITVMSAIDGTPAKRAGLRAGDIIISIDGKNVKDKNISDVTDLMRGKIKTKVVVGIDRDGHKFEKTLVRAKIPVKTVNYRVIKNSKIGYISISTVSQNTASELKTALKSLNHEGVNSYILDVRNNPGGLMDQALKMSSMFLKNGKTIMQVEDRSGNKEVYKASSKLDNGYKVTKPAVVLINGESASAAEIFAAALNQSAGIKLIGSQSYGKGTVQTVSNLTDNSELKLTIARWLTPDGTWINKKGLTPTIKSDYPKMAYLPPFSKNNDLKEGEKSTEIKNLSIALKGLGDYSGDITDQFSSKLQQGVIKFQKDNSIEADGIVNNKTKQKIENKIIDKLSGTDPVLTKAEETLK; encoded by the coding sequence ATGCGTAATTTAATTAGAAAACGGCCAATTTTAAATATGATTATTTCACTAATCATAGGGGGTGTTTTGACATTAGGGTTAATTTTTTTGCTGTTCTGGCAATCAATCAAGAGCAACCAGGAAAGTAATGAAAATATTCAACAGATTTCTAGCGTTTATCAGCAAATTGAAAGTGGATATTATAAAAAAGTTGACGGGAACAAATTAAAAAAAGGGGCAATTAATGGCATGTTATCAGAGTTAAACGACCCTTTCTCGGATTATCTAACGAATTCTGATGCAACTCAATTAAACGATACAGTTTCAGGTTCCTTTGGTGGAGTTGGAATTCAAGTTTCAAGTGAGAATGGAAAGATTACAGTAATGTCTGCCATTGATGGAACACCTGCAAAAAGAGCTGGCTTAAGGGCTGGAGATATTATAATTAGTATTGATGGTAAAAACGTAAAGGACAAGAACATATCGGATGTTACTGATCTAATGCGTGGTAAAATTAAAACAAAAGTTGTTGTTGGAATTGATCGCGATGGACATAAATTTGAAAAAACACTGGTCAGAGCTAAAATTCCAGTTAAAACTGTTAATTATAGAGTTATTAAGAATTCTAAAATTGGCTACATTAGTATTTCCACAGTTTCGCAGAATACAGCAAGTGAACTTAAAACTGCTTTAAAATCGCTGAATCACGAGGGCGTAAATTCATATATTTTAGATGTGCGAAATAATCCTGGCGGATTAATGGATCAGGCTCTAAAAATGTCCTCTATGTTTCTAAAAAATGGTAAAACTATTATGCAGGTTGAAGATCGGTCTGGTAATAAGGAAGTCTATAAGGCATCCTCAAAATTAGATAATGGATATAAAGTTACCAAACCGGCAGTTGTCCTAATCAATGGTGAGAGCGCTAGCGCTGCGGAGATATTTGCTGCAGCTTTAAACCAGTCTGCTGGTATAAAGTTAATCGGATCACAAAGCTATGGAAAAGGGACCGTGCAAACGGTATCTAATTTGACAGACAATAGTGAGTTGAAATTAACAATTGCTAGGTGGTTAACACCTGATGGAACTTGGATAAATAAAAAAGGGCTGACTCCCACAATTAAATCAGATTATCCGAAAATGGCATATTTACCACCTTTTTCAAAGAATAATGATTTAAAAGAGGGTGAGAAGTCCACAGAAATCAAGAATCTCTCGATTGCTTTGAAAGGATTGGGTGATTACTCAGGAGATATCACGGATCAATTTTCTAGTAAATTGCAACAAGGCGTGATTAAATTCCAGAAAGATAATTCCATTGAGGCAGACGGAATTGTGAATAATAAGACAAAACAAAAGATTGAAAACAAAATTATCGATAAGCTTTCGGGAACTGATCCAGTACTTACTAAGGCTGAAGAAACACTTAAATAG
- a CDS encoding GDSL-type esterase/lipase family protein: MKKRIWLVIGCLVIGLIAVSSYYFYRNMGNKTQTSLVVKKRTANIVAIGDSLTYGVGDESEHGYVGQIKDKLSKQKNLKIVTHNYGISGERSDQINKRIGNEAKLQTNLKKANIIVLTVGGNDLFQNFQKVLFTSSTNGAEQRLSVAQTAYKQKLLTLMSSIRKYNLTAPIFVFSIYNPFYVYFSNVSLINQTVSNWNGTTKNVVNGTAGAHFIDINKTLSDGQYDTPAKRAALLTKNQSANDGELSLQQIENIESNKSEANKYISDVDNFHPNKRGYQQMTTALYKSLRKNISWIGADN; the protein is encoded by the coding sequence ATGAAAAAAAGGATTTGGTTAGTTATAGGTTGCCTTGTTATTGGATTAATTGCCGTTTCGAGTTATTACTTCTACCGAAACATGGGAAATAAAACCCAAACCTCACTAGTAGTTAAAAAGAGGACAGCAAATATTGTTGCAATTGGTGATTCTCTGACATACGGAGTTGGTGACGAGTCTGAACATGGATACGTTGGACAGATAAAAGACAAGCTTTCAAAGCAAAAAAATTTAAAGATTGTTACGCATAATTACGGTATCTCTGGGGAACGGTCAGACCAAATTAATAAGCGAATAGGCAATGAGGCAAAACTTCAAACTAATTTGAAAAAAGCTAATATTATTGTTTTGACGGTTGGAGGAAATGATTTGTTTCAAAATTTCCAAAAAGTATTGTTTACTAGCTCTACTAATGGTGCCGAGCAACGTCTATCTGTTGCACAAACTGCGTATAAACAAAAGTTATTAACTTTAATGAGTTCTATTCGAAAGTATAATCTTACTGCTCCAATTTTTGTGTTTAGTATCTATAATCCGTTCTACGTTTACTTTTCAAATGTTAGCCTAATTAATCAAACTGTTTCAAATTGGAATGGGACAACTAAAAATGTGGTTAATGGAACAGCAGGCGCGCACTTTATTGACATTAATAAAACGCTATCAGACGGGCAATATGATACGCCAGCTAAACGTGCGGCGTTATTAACCAAAAATCAATCAGCTAATGATGGAGAGTTATCGTTGCAGCAAATTGAAAATATTGAATCAAATAAATCGGAAGCAAATAAATATATCTCAGATGTGGATAATTTTCATCCAAATAAAAGGGGTTACCAACAAATGACGACTGCATTGTATAAAAGTTTGCGCAAAAATATTTCTTGGATTGGAGCGGATAACTAG
- a CDS encoding YpmS family protein, which yields MNRKSRVETEEKREERNWWRWAFIGLLVVIVLLGGYGYSQLTAQPPVNQEQGSFKPSEAQFEINLDKGQINALAANYLGRLQKGKAQKYMFKIGKFASISGKQKILGQNINFAINFIPKKTKEGNVLLKAKGLNIGRLNLPIPFAMTYVREHYKIPKWVSINSHKKTILLDLNKYSRNKTLRYSVKKINMESDQFTIKVSVPK from the coding sequence ATGAATCGTAAGTCACGAGTGGAAACCGAAGAAAAAAGAGAAGAACGAAATTGGTGGCGTTGGGCTTTTATTGGGTTACTTGTTGTAATTGTTTTACTGGGTGGATACGGTTATTCACAACTTACAGCGCAGCCACCGGTAAATCAAGAACAAGGCTCTTTTAAACCTAGCGAAGCACAATTTGAAATTAATTTAGATAAGGGTCAGATTAATGCACTGGCAGCAAACTATCTTGGTCGTCTACAAAAAGGCAAAGCACAAAAATACATGTTTAAGATTGGTAAATTTGCTTCTATCAGTGGAAAGCAAAAAATTTTAGGACAAAATATTAATTTTGCAATTAATTTCATCCCCAAAAAAACTAAGGAGGGTAATGTGTTATTAAAAGCAAAGGGGTTAAACATTGGTAGACTTAATTTGCCGATTCCCTTTGCGATGACTTATGTGAGGGAACACTATAAAATTCCAAAATGGGTTAGTATTAACAGTCATAAAAAGACAATTTTACTAGACCTGAATAAGTATAGTCGAAACAAAACATTGAGATACAGTGTCAAAAAAATTAATATGGAATCTGATCAATTTACTATTAAAGTAAGCGTACCAAAATAA
- the ylqF gene encoding ribosome biogenesis GTPase YlqF — MAIIQWYPGHMAKAIRQVQEKLKLVDIVFELVDARIPESSRNPMIQEVIENKPHLLLLTKADLADPVETKEWLKYYRQHGENAIAIDSRETKIEQVIIRETNKILKEKIQNKADKGIISHEIRAMCIGIPNVGKSTLLNHLLNKKVAITGDKPGVTKKQQWLKSPHGLSLLDTPGILWPKFDDQSIGTKLAFTGAIKENLYANDDVALYGLNIFRNKYPAELLSRYKLNEEELDQNLPELLLSITKKLGMKDDYDRASLRIMLDARKGKLGRFCLDFVGEVVDEDSRN, encoded by the coding sequence ATGGCAATAATCCAATGGTATCCGGGGCATATGGCAAAGGCAATTCGGCAAGTACAAGAAAAACTTAAACTAGTTGACATTGTTTTTGAACTTGTCGACGCTCGTATTCCTGAATCTTCTAGAAATCCAATGATTCAGGAAGTAATTGAAAATAAGCCACATTTACTATTACTTACGAAGGCAGATCTCGCTGACCCCGTTGAAACGAAAGAATGGCTAAAATATTATAGGCAACATGGCGAGAATGCCATTGCAATTGATTCTAGAGAAACAAAGATTGAACAAGTTATCATTCGTGAGACAAATAAAATTTTAAAAGAAAAAATACAAAATAAGGCAGATAAAGGTATCATTTCACATGAAATTCGTGCAATGTGTATTGGAATTCCCAATGTTGGTAAATCAACGCTTTTAAATCATCTGTTGAATAAAAAAGTTGCTATTACCGGTGATAAACCCGGTGTTACAAAAAAACAGCAGTGGCTAAAGTCACCCCACGGTTTAAGTTTGCTCGATACGCCTGGAATTCTGTGGCCTAAGTTTGATGACCAATCAATTGGCACTAAGCTAGCATTTACAGGAGCAATCAAAGAAAATCTATACGCAAATGATGATGTTGCCCTCTATGGATTGAATATTTTTCGTAATAAATATCCTGCTGAATTACTTAGCCGCTATAAGCTAAATGAAGAAGAATTAGATCAGAATTTACCGGAACTATTATTAAGTATTACAAAGAAATTGGGTATGAAAGATGATTATGATCGTGCAAGTTTGCGTATCATGCTTGATGCTCGAAAAGGGAAACTAGGAAGATTCTGTTTGGATTTTGTTGGAGAAGTTGTGGATGAAGATAGCAGAAATTAA
- a CDS encoding ribonuclease HII → MKIAEIKKQLATVTDSSSAVLVEFADDPRLGVQKLILQTKKRLRHEYEQEIAFQKRFKLERALWSDGKEIVAGIDEVGRGCLAGPVVTAAVILNHQFNLKQVNDSKQVTAKVRESLYPEIISNAVSVGIGIVSSEVIDKIGILNATKQAMLMAIENLEIEPEELLIDAVQVPTDIPKQVMFKGDSTSNSIAAASIVAKEYRDHLMRSYNQTYPGYGFDKNVGYGTKAHLAGLERLGITPIHRKTFEPVPKFI, encoded by the coding sequence ATGAAGATAGCAGAAATTAAAAAACAATTAGCGACGGTTACTGATTCTTCGAGTGCGGTTTTGGTCGAGTTTGCGGATGATCCTCGGTTGGGCGTTCAAAAGCTCATTCTTCAAACTAAAAAAAGACTGAGACATGAATACGAGCAAGAAATCGCGTTTCAAAAACGTTTCAAATTAGAACGTGCTTTGTGGTCAGATGGTAAAGAGATAGTTGCAGGAATTGATGAAGTTGGCCGTGGATGTCTTGCAGGACCGGTAGTCACTGCTGCGGTAATCCTTAATCATCAATTCAATTTAAAACAGGTTAACGATTCAAAACAAGTGACTGCTAAAGTACGTGAAAGCTTGTATCCCGAAATTATTAGTAATGCCGTTAGTGTGGGAATTGGAATTGTTTCAAGCGAAGTAATTGATAAAATTGGAATTCTAAACGCAACCAAACAGGCAATGTTAATGGCCATTGAAAATTTGGAGATTGAACCTGAGGAACTCTTGATTGACGCCGTTCAGGTTCCAACTGATATTCCAAAGCAAGTGATGTTTAAAGGTGATTCAACTAGTAATAGTATTGCAGCTGCGTCAATTGTTGCAAAGGAATACCGTGATCACTTAATGCGTTCCTATAATCAGACGTACCCGGGTTATGGATTTGACAAGAATGTTGGATACGGAACGAAAGCTCATCTAGCTGGGTTGGAACGATTAGGTATAACACCAATTCACCGAAAAACTTTTGAGCCCGTTCCAAAATTCATTTAA
- the dprA gene encoding DNA-processing protein DprA, which translates to MDIRNFLVALKIVSRLNIKKQWEVFNENRTIKMASFKERINCCNCLTPKQKLETNNLYDQQNKFIKINKEFGGILTIVDSKFPKQLREIYCPPIVLFYRGDISILNTYLASIVGARDCSNYGKRVLLALIPQITPYLTIVSGLAKGVDCMAHEYTINNGGKTVAVIGTGLNQIYPKSNSKLQDIIAQKHLLITEYPLYAKPLRHHFVERNRIIAGISASTTVVEARKQSGSLITANFALSENRNVLAVPGEIFSETSQGTNDLIQAGARPLISLEDILEESII; encoded by the coding sequence ATGGATATTCGCAATTTTTTGGTTGCATTAAAAATAGTTTCAAGGCTAAACATAAAAAAGCAATGGGAAGTTTTTAATGAAAATAGAACAATTAAGATGGCATCTTTTAAGGAAAGAATCAACTGTTGTAATTGTTTAACTCCAAAACAAAAGTTGGAAACCAACAACTTATATGATCAACAGAATAAATTTATTAAGATAAATAAAGAATTCGGTGGTATCCTAACTATTGTGGATTCTAAATTTCCTAAACAATTAAGAGAAATTTACTGTCCTCCAATTGTCTTGTTTTATAGGGGAGACATATCAATTTTGAATACTTATTTAGCATCAATTGTTGGTGCTCGTGACTGTTCAAATTATGGAAAACGGGTTTTACTGGCGCTAATACCACAAATTACGCCATATCTTACCATCGTTAGTGGACTAGCTAAAGGTGTTGATTGTATGGCGCATGAATATACCATCAATAATGGAGGCAAAACGGTTGCTGTTATTGGTACAGGATTAAATCAAATTTATCCTAAAAGTAATTCAAAGCTCCAAGACATTATTGCTCAAAAGCACTTATTGATAACAGAATATCCCTTATATGCGAAGCCACTACGACATCATTTCGTTGAGCGCAATAGAATTATTGCGGGCATTAGTGCTTCTACAACAGTGGTTGAAGCTCGTAAACAGTCAGGTAGTTTAATTACCGCTAATTTTGCACTAAGTGAAAACCGCAATGTATTGGCAGTTCCTGGTGAAATTTTTAGTGAAACATCACAAGGCACTAATGATTTAATACAGGCTGGAGCACGTCCGCTAATATCACTTGAAGATATATTGGAAGAATCCATTATTTGA
- the topA gene encoding type I DNA topoisomerase, whose amino-acid sequence MPTAKKNLVIVESPSKAKTIEKYLGRSYKVIASLGHIRDLPKSKMGVDIDNNYDPHYISIRGKGDTIKKLRTEAKKAKKVYLASDPDREGEAIAWHLSYLLGLDPKDKNRVVFNEITKDAVKNAFKTPRSIDTSLVDAQQARRILDRLVGYSISPLLWQKVKKGLSAGRVQSIALSLIIKREQEIRDFKPEEYWSIDSEFKKGRSKFNASFYGTGGKKKALKNEKAVQKILKLINPKDDFDVTSVKRKERKRFPSPAFTTSSLQQEANKTLNFRTRKTMMAAQQLYEGINIGKEGTVGLITYMRTDSTRISDIAKHEASVLIHEKYGAEYAAIKPRKGKMPEGAQDAHEAIRPSSVNRTPEDLKEYLSKDQYRLYNLIWSRFMASQMTPEVSDTMAVTIEQNDVQYRANGSKTKFEGFTKVYKTNKEKDNSLPAMEEGDKVKLVSNNPNQHFTQPPARYSEANLVKALEENGVGRPSTYAPTLDTIQKRYYVKLESRRFEPTELGEIVNDIIYEFFPDIVNIDFTAHLETELDEIEEGKEDWVKVVDGYYKPFSKEVDTAQEQIEKVQIKDELAGFDCEVCGSPMVVKMGKYGKFFACSRFPDCRNTQAIVKEIGVTCPKCGIGQIIERKSKRGRLFYGCSRYPDCDFVSWDKPVGRKCPVCHSFLVEKKIKGGKQVVCPNGDYEETPQK is encoded by the coding sequence ATGCCAACTGCAAAAAAAAACTTGGTGATTGTTGAATCACCATCCAAAGCAAAAACAATTGAAAAATATTTAGGACGATCGTACAAGGTTATTGCCAGTTTGGGACATATTAGAGACCTGCCTAAGAGCAAAATGGGTGTGGACATTGACAATAATTATGACCCACATTATATTTCGATTCGTGGCAAAGGGGATACGATTAAAAAACTCCGTACGGAAGCTAAAAAAGCAAAAAAGGTTTATTTAGCTTCTGATCCTGATCGTGAAGGAGAAGCAATTGCGTGGCATCTTTCATATTTGTTAGGATTAGACCCGAAAGATAAAAACCGAGTCGTATTCAACGAAATCACAAAAGATGCGGTTAAAAACGCTTTTAAGACCCCCCGTTCAATCGACACATCCCTAGTGGATGCGCAACAAGCGCGTCGCATTTTAGATCGCTTAGTTGGATATTCAATTTCACCTTTACTTTGGCAAAAAGTTAAAAAAGGATTAAGCGCAGGAAGAGTGCAATCAATTGCGCTGAGCTTAATTATTAAACGGGAACAAGAAATTCGCGACTTTAAGCCTGAAGAGTATTGGTCAATTGATTCTGAATTCAAAAAAGGACGCTCGAAGTTTAATGCTTCATTTTATGGAACGGGCGGCAAGAAAAAGGCTTTGAAGAATGAAAAGGCCGTCCAAAAGATTTTAAAGCTTATTAATCCAAAGGACGATTTCGATGTTACTTCCGTCAAGAGGAAAGAACGAAAAAGGTTTCCGTCGCCAGCATTTACAACAAGTTCGTTGCAGCAGGAAGCCAATAAAACGCTTAACTTTAGAACTCGTAAAACGATGATGGCTGCACAACAATTATACGAAGGTATCAACATTGGAAAAGAAGGAACAGTCGGATTAATTACTTATATGCGAACCGATTCAACACGTATTTCGGACATCGCAAAACATGAAGCATCAGTTTTAATTCATGAAAAATATGGTGCTGAATATGCTGCTATTAAACCTCGAAAGGGTAAAATGCCTGAAGGTGCGCAAGATGCACATGAAGCGATTCGACCTTCTTCGGTAAATCGAACGCCAGAAGATCTCAAGGAATATCTATCTAAGGACCAATATCGGTTGTACAACTTGATTTGGTCCCGATTTATGGCAAGTCAAATGACTCCTGAGGTTTCTGATACAATGGCAGTTACGATTGAACAAAACGATGTTCAATACAGGGCTAATGGCTCCAAAACAAAATTTGAAGGGTTTACCAAAGTTTATAAAACCAACAAAGAGAAGGATAATTCACTTCCAGCAATGGAAGAGGGCGATAAAGTTAAGTTGGTTTCTAATAATCCTAATCAACATTTTACTCAGCCACCTGCTCGTTATAGTGAAGCTAATTTAGTTAAGGCACTTGAAGAAAATGGGGTGGGGCGTCCTTCAACATATGCGCCTACCTTGGACACGATCCAAAAACGCTACTATGTAAAACTTGAATCTAGACGTTTTGAACCTACGGAGTTGGGAGAGATCGTGAATGATATTATTTATGAATTTTTCCCAGACATTGTAAATATTGATTTTACAGCACATCTAGAAACCGAATTAGATGAGATCGAAGAAGGTAAAGAAGACTGGGTGAAAGTAGTCGATGGCTACTATAAACCCTTCTCAAAGGAAGTTGATACGGCTCAAGAACAGATTGAAAAGGTTCAAATTAAGGATGAGCTTGCCGGATTTGACTGTGAAGTTTGTGGATCACCAATGGTCGTTAAGATGGGTAAATATGGTAAGTTCTTTGCTTGTAGTCGATTCCCAGATTGTCGTAACACGCAAGCAATCGTTAAAGAGATTGGTGTGACATGTCCTAAATGCGGAATTGGACAAATTATCGAAAGAAAATCTAAGCGCGGTCGTCTATTTTACGGTTGTTCACGTTATCCAGATTGTGATTTTGTTTCGTGGGATAAACCAGTTGGACGTAAATGCCCAGTTTGTCATTCATTCTTAGTTGAAAAGAAAATTAAGGGCGGAAAACAAGTTGTTTGTCCAAACGGCGATTATGAGGAGACTCCTCAGAAGTAA
- the xerC gene encoding tyrosine recombinase XerC, translated as MDYLELFVRYLKVEHQYSDQTIKAYSEDIQEFTRFIQDTNPKSDLLSIDRFDASVFMSFLFDQHLERTTIARKTSALKSFYNFLLQNNLVTKNPFELIQLKKHSDKLPHFFYDKEINILFKSLYDAKGSFRLRNIAILEVLFGTGIRVSECSNLTWTDINFDMKTMLIRGKGDKERYVPFGNYAKQALIKYRSDERSVLMQKYQQDHDFVFINNRGKQLTSAGIEYVLKRVYESSGLTGKIYPHMLRHTFATTMLNNGADLRTVQELLGHSSLSTTQIYTHVTRENLQASYRKFFPRATDNEGKK; from the coding sequence ATGGATTATTTAGAGCTCTTTGTACGTTATTTAAAAGTTGAACATCAATATTCGGATCAAACTATTAAGGCTTACTCGGAAGATATACAAGAGTTCACCCGATTTATACAGGATACCAATCCTAAAAGTGATTTGCTTTCGATTGATCGTTTTGATGCTAGTGTCTTTATGAGTTTTTTATTTGATCAGCATTTAGAACGGACGACTATCGCGCGTAAAACATCAGCGCTTAAATCGTTTTATAACTTTTTATTGCAAAATAACTTAGTAACTAAAAATCCGTTTGAATTGATCCAATTAAAAAAGCATTCTGATAAACTACCACATTTCTTTTATGATAAAGAAATTAACATTTTATTTAAATCGTTGTATGACGCTAAAGGCAGTTTTAGGTTGCGAAACATTGCAATTTTAGAAGTATTGTTTGGAACTGGGATTCGTGTTAGTGAGTGTTCTAATTTAACGTGGACAGACATTAACTTTGATATGAAAACCATGTTAATTCGCGGGAAAGGTGATAAAGAACGATATGTTCCGTTTGGAAACTATGCGAAGCAAGCACTTATTAAATATCGTAGTGACGAACGATCAGTTCTAATGCAAAAGTATCAACAAGACCATGATTTTGTTTTTATAAATAATAGAGGAAAACAATTAACATCAGCTGGAATTGAATACGTTTTAAAACGGGTTTATGAGTCCAGTGGATTAACTGGAAAGATTTATCCCCATATGTTGCGGCATACTTTTGCAACAACTATGCTAAACAATGGAGCGGATTTAAGAACGGTTCAAGAACTGTTAGGTCATTCTAGTTTATCAACTACACAAATATATACACATGTAACGCGTGAAAATTTGCAAGCTAGCTATCGAAAATTTTTTCCACGTGCTACCGATAATGAAGGGAAGAAGTAA
- the hslV gene encoding ATP-dependent protease subunit HslV: protein MPVQFEATTIIAINHNGENAMAGDGQVTMGEKFIMKGTARKVRRIYEGKVLVGFAGSVADAFNLEEKFEKKLSEYSGNLQRASVELAKIWRGDQQLQKLEAMLIVMDKHEMYLVSGSGEVIAPDDGILAIGSGGNFALSAAKAMKAHAKNMTAKEMATAAINVAGDIDIFTNHNVIAMDFNEED, encoded by the coding sequence ATGCCAGTTCAATTTGAAGCAACAACAATTATTGCCATTAATCATAATGGAGAAAACGCTATGGCCGGTGATGGCCAGGTAACGATGGGTGAAAAGTTTATCATGAAAGGAACTGCCCGCAAGGTTCGTCGCATTTATGAAGGCAAAGTTCTAGTTGGCTTCGCAGGAAGTGTTGCTGATGCCTTTAACTTAGAAGAGAAGTTCGAAAAAAAATTATCAGAGTACAGTGGCAACTTACAACGGGCATCAGTTGAACTTGCTAAAATTTGGCGAGGTGACCAGCAACTACAGAAACTCGAAGCAATGTTAATTGTTATGGATAAACATGAAATGTACTTAGTTTCTGGTAGTGGTGAAGTCATTGCCCCCGATGATGGCATTTTAGCAATTGGTTCGGGTGGTAATTTTGCACTTTCAGCTGCCAAAGCAATGAAAGCACACGCAAAGAATATGACCGCTAAAGAAATGGCTACTGCAGCAATTAATGTTGCTGGCGATATTGATATATTTACAAATCATAATGTTATTGCAATGGACTTTAATGAGGAGGATTAA